The Caldicellulosiruptor acetigenus DNA window ACATATCTTTGTGGAACATACCCGACAACCTTGGCAAGGTCATTTGAAGAAAAACGATGTATATCCTTGCCATCAACTACAATAACGCCGCTTTGGGGTTTTAAAATTCTTGCTATGCACTTTAAAAAAGTGGACTTTCCAGCACCGTTGTTGCCCAGGATTGATACAAACTGCCCTTTTTGAGCTCTAAACTCTATATCTTTTAGCACCTCAAAATCTTTGAAAGCAAAGCTGAGATTTTTGACTTCAAGCATTTTTATGGTTTCTTCCTCCTGATTAAGAGATATAGAAAAAGTGGAGCACCTAAAAAAGAGGTCACAGCTCCAACCGGCAAAACAATGGGTGATATTATAAGCCTTGCAACTGTATCAGACAAAAGAAGCAAAAAACCTCCAACAAGTCCAGATGCAGCAATCAGAAATCTTTGGTCATTCCCTACAAACCTTCTTGCTATATGCGGTCCCAAAAGACATATAAATCCTATGATTCCCAAAAAGGCAACCACAACTGATGTAACAAAACTGCTGATAAAAATCCCAGCAATTCTTTTTCTTTCAACATTCACACCAAGGCTTTTTGCCACATCTTCGCCACTTTCAATTGCGCTGTAGTCCCAAGCATTTTTGAAAAAATACAGCCATGAAAGCAGGACAAACACACATAAAACTTTGACATCGTCCATTGACGCTCTTCCAATATCGCCGAACGTCCAAAAAACAAGTGCTGCAATCTTAACATCTGATGCAAAATATTGAATAATTGTTGTCGCAGCTGAAAACAAGGAACTTAGCGCAACACCTGACAGTACAACCGCCTCAGGCGAAAATTTTTTGACCTGTGCAAGCAAAATAACAACCACACTTGATATCATCGACCCTAAAAACGCACAGGTAACTACTATTGAGGGATGCAAAATCACAACAGAATCAGAGGCAGAAGATGAAGTGGTGCCGCCACCAAGCAAAATTATACTAACCGCTGCACCAAATGCAGCACCCTGGGACACACCAAGCGTAAAAGGTGAAGCTAAGGGGTTGTGAAGGAGCGTCTGTGTTGCGCTACCGCCTATAGCAAGTCCAATGCCAGCCAAAATGGCAGCCAGCACCCGCACAAGTCTTATATTAAACACAATTAGTTTCGTTCTTTCATCTCCTCTGCCAATGAGCGTCTTTAAAACATCTAAAAAGCTCAAATTTGACGACCCAACAACAATAGCATACCCAGCTAAAATAAATGTCAGAATGCATACAACCATTAAAAATACAATTTTTCTTGTGGTAAGTTTCAAATACTCTCTTTGAAGCATCTCTTTTTCCATCTCAATATCAAGACCCTTTCTGCTCAATATTAGTCTAAATTTATCTTTACAAAACCTCCGAACTTCTTCGCCATTTTACTGTAAAGAGGCTTACCCAAGAAAAACTTGTAAACTTCATCTGCTCTTTTGACAGGGTCAACATCTCTGAACCTGTCTGGGAACACAACCTTTGCAATCCAGAAAGTGTCTGCCAGGACAGTATCAATATTTGTCCAGTAGAAATTGTAAGGAAGCTGACCATAGACTCTGCCATTTTTGAAGGCTGAAAGAGATTTATAAAACTCAGGATTTTTCTTGTAATCCTGCTTTACAAGCTCAAGATTAGCCTCATCAATAAATATAAGGTCAGGGTCCCACTCTAAAATCTTTTCTTTCTCAACCATGAACCATCCTTCTTTGTTGCTGCTGTCTGCAACATTGAGCGCATTTATGGCTAAAAACGGAAAATATTTTCCCATTGTGCTCTCAAAACCATGCCCGCCTTTAAAGCCAATAGCTCCAACATACACTTTTGGCTTTTTAGAAGCAGGAATGTTCTTTGTCCTTTCATTTAAGAACGCTTTGCACCTTTGCATGTAGTTTATGAGGTCTTCTGCACGCTGCTGCCTGCCTACAATCTTTCCAATGAGCCTGAGCGATTTGTACACATTCTCATCAAAAAGAAGCTTTGTACCATAGTCGAGTACCACAACAGGTATCTTTGTTTTTGCCTGAAGCGCGTCTGCCTTTGCCTTGTCTAAAAAACTTGCAGCAAAAATCACATCAGGCTTCACAGCTATTAATTTTTCAGGGTCAGGAGAAGAGTCAGCACCGCCTTGGCCAATTGTTGGAAGTTTTTTGAGCTGTGGATATGCCATGATATATGTTCTGCTCCCTTCTTCCCAGACCTTTTCTGCGTTCTCAACACCAACAATATTGTTTGTCCCATTGACATATAACACAAGCCTTAGCGCACCCGGACCTATCGCAACAAGCCTTTTATTCTTTTTGTTTTCAATCTCAACCTTCCTGCCTAAAAGGTCAGTGACAATAAGCTTTGAAGATGCTTTTTCCCCCTTTGCAAAGGCTTTGAAAATACTTGTGCTAAGAAAACTTAAAAAACAAATAGCTAAGGCTAAAGCAAGTAACCTTTTTGCATTCAAAAATAATATTTTCCTATTTTTGATGTTGTACATTTTCTAAAAACCTCCTTTTTGCAAGTTTTTTGGCACACAGAAAAACAAAAAGCCCACAAAGGAAGACTTCTCATCCCCTTCGTGGGCTTGTTTAGCTTAAGTTTTTTTTAGTTTTTCCTTGGTCAATAAAAGCACTTTAATAACTCTCATTCAAATCTCTTTTGTGCACCATCGTGGTGCACTATGCCATTACTTTTAATTTTTAAACTCCTATTTTGATTTTATAACAATATTGGTTCAGGTGTCAACATAGAAAAATCACGGGATTGCATCAAGAGTTTGTAATAAAATTTTCTATTTTACTAAACACAATCACATAGGCAGCAATACGCTTACCTCTGTCCCTTTTCCAAGTTCACTTTCAACCAAAATCTCTCCATTATGTGCTTCAACTATCCATTTTACAATTGATAGTCCTAATCCACTTCCCCCTGTGGTCTTACTTCGGACCTTATCAACCCTATAAAACCTATCAAATATTTTGCCAATCTCTTCACGGGGAATACCAATGCCATTATCCTTTACAACTATTTTCACTTTATCCAAATGTTTCTCTACTGAGATATTAATTGTACCACCTTCTTGAGTAAATTTTATGCTGTTGTCAATGATAGCTCGCAACATTTGCTTTATTAATCTTCCATCAGCAAAAATATCTATTCGCCCTTTAAGATTATAACTCCAATTACGATTAGGTGCAACAAGTTTACCTTCTTTAACAATTTCTTCTACTAACTGATTCAAATTAACTACCTCTTTTTGAAGTTTTATAACCCCACTATCCCCTCTTGCCAAAAATAATAACCTTTCTACAAGTTCTGTCATATATTTGACTTCATTCTTTATAGCAACTATAGATTCTTGTAAAACCTCTTTATCATTTTTCCCCCATCTATCTATTAAGTTTATATATCCATTTATAACAGATAAAGGAGTTCTCAATTCATGTGATGCATCTGATACAAATTGGTTTTGCTTTTCAAACGAAATCTTCAACCTTTCAATCATCTCATTAAAAGTTTTAGCAAGATTGCTTAATTCATCATCAACTTCACCTACATTAATTTTTACATTCAAATCTGTTGCAGTAATTCTTTTTGCAGTATTTGTTATCTCTTTAATAGGTTTTAGTATTTTTTGGCTGATAGAAAATCCGGTAATAACTGATGTTATCATTCCAATAGCATCGGCAACAAGTAACACCATGAACAATAGTTTAAGAAATGAGTATTCTCTATTCATATTCTTAGCAACTTGAACATATCCAATAATCTTGCCATTATCGGATATGACAAAATTCTTAACTATTAAATGTTTTTCTTCATTTTCAACTACCATAACATTATTGGGATTTGCCTTTATACTAACTTGAGGGTCAAAATTCTTTGAATGGTTTAAAATCTTACCACTACTATCAGCTATCTTTATATTGATATCGCTGTTAATTACTGAATCATTTACAAGCTCTTCATCATAAATATCTTTCTGTTCATCACCTACTCCCAATATTTTACCTTCTATATTCTTACCAATGCTATCAACTTGGGTTATAGCTTGTTGACGAAGATAAAATCTTACTCCATATAAAACTAAGAAGTTTAACAATATAACCACTGCGGAAAACACTACGGCATATGTAAATGTAATTCTCCAAGAAATTTTCCTGAACTTTAAAATGTTAATCTTCATTTTCTCTCTCCTCACATTTATACCCAACTCCTCTTACTGTATGAATTAGTTTTGTTTTAAAACCATCATCTACTTTACTGCGCAGATATCGGATATATACATCCACCACATTCGTATCGCCCATATAGCTATATCACCAAACATTTTCTAAAATTTGATCTCTGGTTAAAACAATTCCCTTGTTTCTCACTAAATATTCAAGCAAATCATATTCTCTTTTTGTAAGCTCAATTATCTTATCAGCTCTTTTAACAATCCGTTTGGATGTATCAATAGTCAAATCAGCAATAGTGAGAATTTCACGAATTATATTTAATTGTTTGCTTTTTCTCAAAGCTGCTCTTATCCTTGCCAATAATTCTTCTATTGCAAATGGCTTTGTAACATAGTCATCCGCTCCACTGTCTAAGCCCATTACTCTATCTGGAATATCATCCTTAGCTGTAACCATAATGATAGGGACATTGGAATGTTGTCTTATTTTTCTGCAAATTTCAATGCCATTTATCCCCGGCAACATAATATCCAACAATATCAAATCTGGATGTATCTCTTCAACTTTTTTAAGTCCTTCTTTGCCATCATAACATACATATACATCGTAGCCTTCATGCTTTAATTCTAATTCAATAAATCGAGCTATTTGTTTTTCATCTTCTATTATCAAAATCTTGTATGATGGCATTGCATGTCTTCCCCCTAATTCTTCTTTAAGATATTTTACCGTACATTTATTACCCTGTGAAATACATAATTATTAACAAGAAAAGCTGCCCATAATCTCTCAGGGCAGCCCGCTTTGTTAAAAAATTTGATATTTGCAAAATCCCAAAATTTTTATTAACCTTATTGTTCATTTTCTACTTCTTGGTTGTCTGTCTCATGTCCATTGTCTTCATCCTTTTGTTCTTCCTGCTGAGAATTTCCATTTTCAACACCTACAATCTTGCCATTGCTTGCATCAACTTTGACATTTAAAACCTTACCTGATTTATCAGTTATTTTAACTTCATAGATAATTAGACCATTTTCATCGCCAACATCTACTTTCTGAATAACACTATCAGGATATGCAGATTTAACAATACTCTCCACTTCATTTTTTGAGATCTTCGCTTTGGTAATTAGATTGCTCTCATCATTTTCTTCATCAGCTTTTTCTACATCATTGTCTTTTGGGTTATCTACATTTTGCCCATCATCAGCTCTTTCAATATCATTGTCTTTTGGATTGTCTACATTCTTTCCTTCTGATGAATTATAATTTTGATTCTGATTTTGAACTTGTGTCGCCTGTTTTTTAACAAGACTATCTTGTTTGGTAAAATTTGTAATAGAGTGTGAATTTGCATACCCTATTACAAAGCTCAGGACAAAAGCTATTGCAAGCAATGGCACCACAAATTTTTTAACTTGTTTTAACATTTTTTACCTACCCCCTACATTTTTATTCGAGCAGCTGCTCGTGAGAATAATTATGTAGGAGGATAATTAAAAGATTATTATAAACAGATTAAAATTTGATTAGAAAATTAGAAGCAAACTATCGCTCAATTTCTATTAAGTGTTTATTAAGATATTCTACTTGTTCGGCCAACGGTTTGCCTTTATTAATAATTATATCTTTTGCTAAACTGGGCAAATATACATCAACATTTAAATCTACTCTTATTCCCTTGTAAAAAGCCACAAAATACCTAACAGAATCTATATCTAAAGCTGATGTTGAGGGCTCAGTATTTAAAGTTTTTACATCTTTACACTTAAAACTTTTTGCTTTCGAAATGTTCAAGCCAAACGCTTTTGCCAAATCCTCAATAGGTATTTCAAAATACTTGCTAACATCACTAAAAGTATACGACCCTTTTATAGACATTGGGTCGTAAATCTCTTGCCCCTCATCTGAATTTATTTTGTTAGGTATCTTTTCTGATTGCGTCTTCCATATTCCTGCACTATTGCTTATAATTATTCCACCAAACACAATAGCTAAAATTAAAATGATTAAAAATTTAATGTTTATTCTCATTTTTAATCCATCTCCTTGTTTCAAATACGATAGTATTTTCAACAGGACAACTAATTTCTGATGAACATTGTAAGCATGTTACGCATTGAGGATCATTAATAACCTCTTTGCTGTGCACGTCAATATTCATTGGACAAACACTATTACATTTTTTACATGATATACAATATGAAGGATTTCTCTTGATTTTAAATATTCTTATTAAATTAAACAACCCAACAAAAGCACCAAGCGGACAAAAATATTTGCAAAAAGGTCTTTCAACAATAAAAGAAAGTATAATTATGACTATAAGAAAAATCAAAGCTTGTATAGCCACTTCACCAGTCCAAAAGGTAAATAATGCATGATAAGGATCAATATTTGCAAAAACTAAAGTGCCTGTTTTAGCTGTTATGTATACAACCCATAAAAGTACGACATACCTAAAATACCTAAAATATTTATCATACTTTGAAGGAATAAATTTATTAAACCTCTTCTTAAAAATCATCTTACCTAATTTACCTATCCATTCTTGCACTGAGCCAAATGGACATATAAAGCCACAAAATACTGATCCAAAAAGAATTGATAAGACAATTACAATAGCTAACAACACAAATGACGATTCATGAATTTTCTGAACAAAAGTTCCTTCAGTTATAAGCTTATATACTGAGACCACACCGCCAAATGGACATAAACTATGTAATGATGCATTAGAGAAAAAAGGCACTTTAACTTCCACTCCTTTTTCAGCCAAAGAGTGAATTATTGCAGTAATTAGAATAATAGTAAAAAACAATATTTGAGAAAAAAGTCTGAAATATTTATTGATTTCATTTTCTGTTGTAAATTTTTTCAAAGTAATTCCTCCCTTCCTTAATTAATAGGCTTAGCAGAGCAAAAACACCCTGCTAAGCCCACATGTCTACTTACTTATTTTGATTGATTCGAAGAATTTCCATTTACAAAACCTCTCATACCTCTGCCGTAGCCAATACCTTTACCTTGCCCAATAGCCTGCTTTTGCCCATTTCCACCACCAAATATTCCATACCCAGTTTGTGGTCTGTTTGCGAAACCCTGTCCGTTGCAGCTGTCAATTCGTGCTTTCATCTGTGCTTTTATTGCCTCTGCCTGTTCTTTTGTAATAACGCCATCTTTTACTTTTTGGTCAACTAAAGCAGCTTTTTCTTGATATACAGCACTTTTAAACTTCTCAGCTGTCACACCTTTTGACAAAGCTATCTGGTAGAAAGTTTGTCCTTGTGACCTCAATTTTATAACCTCATCAACTGTAAGACCTGTCAGCTTTGCTACAATTGATGCCATAAACTGAGCACCATATCCTCTTGCCATGTGCAAAACTGTGGTATTAGTTGCTGATTGTGCACTGTTGTTTGAAACACTTGTTGCGGCAAAAGCAGCTAAGTTCAGGGCAAGCACTAATAAAGCCACTGCTACCACAAAACCTATTCTTCTTTTCATTAAAATCAACCTCCCAAAAACTAAAATTTTGTTTTGCAAGTTTAAATATAAAGGTGTTTTGTGAAACTCAAGTGAAGAAATTGTGGAGTTTTTGTGAAGAAAATCTTTTTAATAAATTGTTTTTTGAAAATGAAGATTTTTTCTCAAATCTTTGGTAAAATTTATTTAAGAACTATGTTTGTTCACATCTAAAATTCACAAGGAGTGAGTTATAGGTTGAAGATACTGCTGATTGAAGATGAAGAAAAACTCAGAAAAATAATAAAGTTATATCTTGAAAAAGAAGGATTTGAAGTAGAAGAAGCATCGGACGGAAACGAAGCAATCGAAAAATTTCAACCTTCAATGTACTCTGTTGTAATCTTAGATGTGATGCTACCCCAAAAAGATGGCTGGAGTGTGCTGAGAGAAATAAGGAAAAAGGACGATACGCCAGTTATTATGCTAACAGCTCGTGGAGAGGATGATGATAAGATATTTGGATTTGAACTTGGTGCTGATGATTATGTTGTAAAGCCTGTCAGTCCTAAGGAGATTGTTGCACGTGTAAAGGCAATTTTAAAGAGAACCAAAAAGCCCAATTCAAATGACATTTTGTTCATCGACAAAGCAGCAAGAGAAGTATATGTAAAAGGTCAAAAAATAAATCTTACTCAAAAAGAATATGAGCTTTTATTGTACCTATATGAAAGGCAAAACATTGCCCTTTCAAGAGAGCAGATTTTAAATAGCGTATGGGGTTATGAATATTATGGTGATCTTAGAACGGTGGATACACATATTAAAAACCTCAGAGAGAAGCTTGGAGATCTCAGAGATTACATTAAAACAGTAAGAGGTTATGGATACAAGTTTGAGGTGAAAAAATGAGAAGGATAAGTTTTAAACTATTGATTTACACACTTATTTTGCTCTTCTGTATGTTAGCTTTAAGTTTTTTTCTTCAAGGAAATATCATCACAAGCGGTTTTAAAGCTAACCTAAAAAATAAAATGATTCAATATGCAAAAGACATTTCTGATAAATTCAAGAATAACCTTGATTATTCAAGCGAAGCAAATAATATAGCTAATATTATAAATGGCAGGGTATCAATATACGATTCAAACGGCAGTTTGATAGAATCTCACGGCAGATTCATGTTTGGAAGAACAAGGAATATTGAAAGACAAACAATTTTAGATGTTTTATCAGGAAAAACCATCTATCGAACAGACCAAAGAACATTTCAAGGAAGTACATTAATTACCTTAGGAATGCCTATAATTAACAATAATAAGATCATAGCGGCAATATTTATTCATACACCTTTGCATGACATTCAAAATGACGTTCGAAATGTCAAAAATCAAATTTTTATCCTTTTTATCGCTGCTCTTTTGGCATCAATCATTGGTGCATATATGCTGAGCAGTTTATTCACAAAACCCATTCTTAAAATCATTGATGCTGCCAAAGCTATAGCAAAGGGAGATTATAACGTTAAAATTGATGTTAAAAACAAAGATGAAATTGGTGAGCTTGCAAAAACAATCACATTTATGGCTCAAAATCTTTCTAAAACCGAAAAGTTAAGGAGAGACTTTATAGCAAATACAACTCATGAATTGAGAACTCCGCTGAGCATCATAAAAAGTTATGCTGAAGCTATATATGATGACATATTAAACAAAGACCAAATTAAAGAATATGCCTACTCAATCATGATTGAGGCTGACCACTTAAATAATCTTATAAATGAAATTCTTGAGCTATCAAAACTGCAATCTGGCACTATACAGTTGAATATACGACCTATAAGCTTAAAAAACCTTTTTAATGAGATTATCAGCGAAGTAAACATTATAAAAGGAAATAGGAAGTTTTGGCTTTTTGAAGATGATATCGTAACAAAAGCTGATGGCAAACTTTTAAAAAGGGCTTTTAGTAACATTATTATCAATGCTATTCATCATACAAACGACACAGGAAACGTTTATATAAAAGCTGAAAAAGAAAATGACCATATCAAAGTATCAATCAAAGATGATGGAGAAGGTATTGATGAAGCAGATTTGCCTTATATTTTCAATAGATTTTACAGCAAAAGTGCAAAAAAAGGAATAGGTGGGCTGGGCTTATCAATAGCAAAAGAGATAATACAAATGCATAATGGTGAAATTAGTGTATTTAGCAAAAAAGGAGAAGGTGCTGAGTTTGTGGTAAAACTCAAATGTTAATTGAACAATTTAAGTACTAAAAGGGGCTGGGATGCAAATAAATGCCAGCCCCTAAGAATTTACTTATAACTTCTTATAACTTCTATTAATATTACTTTTGGGCATCATTTAGATTATTGAAAAATGTTAACTTTTTAACCTCTCAACTATCCTCTCAACAATCTTCTCCTGATACCCCGAAAGCTTTAATTCTCTCATTTTACTGCATACATCAAAAAGTTCTGGGCTTTTTACGTTTCGGAGCATCACAAGCCTCTTTTGAGAAATCTTGTTTTTAGATAAAGACAAAAGATAGCTTTCTTCATCCATGCAAATGGGAACAGCACCATAGTTTTGAATAATCCTGTCAGCTATCAAGAGCCCTTCAGGGTCAAAGTCGCCTGAGTAAAATATAGTAAAGCCTTCTTTTGAAAGGCTCTCAAGTACAATCTTTGTAGAAAGTCTCAGCTGTCCGTTTGTACAAATGAGAGAAATATCACTGCAAGCTTGCATCAGCATTGAAAACACAGCAGGGTTTTCTACCACTACAATCTTTTTTGAATATCCAAAAAACTGCTTGTAATCCTTAATGGTATAAAGAGGCAGAATCACCGGCTTTCGTTGCAAAGCAAAGATTTTGAGCGCTTCATCTTCTGCTGCATCTTCTGATATTGCGCCTATACCATACACCAAACACCAGTTTGAAAGCTCGTCTATGATGATGTTGTGCATGTATAAAAGTTCAGCTTTTTCCTCTGAAGACTTTGGATATTCAGCATTTTTGAGCAAGCTTAAGATTCTTAAAAATATCTTGCCGCTGTCGCGGTCTTCGTCAAAAAAATGAGGATCATGCGCTATCTTGGTTGCAAACACTGCAAGACTTTCTATTTTTTCTGGCTTTGTTGCGGCAGCTTTTATGCATAAGTTTAAAATACCCAAAAACTTTTCTTCAGAATACTTTTTAAGATACCCTTCAAATTGTTTGAAATTTTCTTTTACAACCAGATACACTTTTTCCGCAGCCGGTTCACTTTCTACTTGTTTTTTTAATTTCTCAAGAAAGCTTGAAAGCTGCTTTTCTCTGTTTTCTTTTTCTTCTTTTTTTGTCAAAACATCTTTTTTCAATACGTGTGATAGCACATCTTTAAAATCAAGCGAAGAAAATTTGGTCTGCTCAAACCTCTTTTGTGCAAACTCTTTTACATTGATAATCACCCTGTC harbors:
- a CDS encoding iron ABC transporter permease gives rise to the protein MLQREYLKLTTRKIVFLMVVCILTFILAGYAIVVGSSNLSFLDVLKTLIGRGDERTKLIVFNIRLVRVLAAILAGIGLAIGGSATQTLLHNPLASPFTLGVSQGAAFGAAVSIILLGGGTTSSSASDSVVILHPSIVVTCAFLGSMISSVVVILLAQVKKFSPEAVVLSGVALSSLFSAATTIIQYFASDVKIAALVFWTFGDIGRASMDDVKVLCVFVLLSWLYFFKNAWDYSAIESGEDVAKSLGVNVERKRIAGIFISSFVTSVVVAFLGIIGFICLLGPHIARRFVGNDQRFLIAASGLVGGFLLLLSDTVARLIISPIVLPVGAVTSFLGAPLFLYLLIRRKKP
- a CDS encoding iron ABC transporter substrate-binding protein; amino-acid sequence: MYNIKNRKILFLNAKRLLALALAICFLSFLSTSIFKAFAKGEKASSKLIVTDLLGRKVEIENKKNKRLVAIGPGALRLVLYVNGTNNIVGVENAEKVWEEGSRTYIMAYPQLKKLPTIGQGGADSSPDPEKLIAVKPDVIFAASFLDKAKADALQAKTKIPVVVLDYGTKLLFDENVYKSLRLIGKIVGRQQRAEDLINYMQRCKAFLNERTKNIPASKKPKVYVGAIGFKGGHGFESTMGKYFPFLAINALNVADSSNKEGWFMVEKEKILEWDPDLIFIDEANLELVKQDYKKNPEFYKSLSAFKNGRVYGQLPYNFYWTNIDTVLADTFWIAKVVFPDRFRDVDPVKRADEVYKFFLGKPLYSKMAKKFGGFVKINLD
- a CDS encoding sensor histidine kinase, whose product is MKINILKFRKISWRITFTYAVVFSAVVILLNFLVLYGVRFYLRQQAITQVDSIGKNIEGKILGVGDEQKDIYDEELVNDSVINSDINIKIADSSGKILNHSKNFDPQVSIKANPNNVMVVENEEKHLIVKNFVISDNGKIIGYVQVAKNMNREYSFLKLLFMVLLVADAIGMITSVITGFSISQKILKPIKEITNTAKRITATDLNVKINVGEVDDELSNLAKTFNEMIERLKISFEKQNQFVSDASHELRTPLSVINGYINLIDRWGKNDKEVLQESIVAIKNEVKYMTELVERLLFLARGDSGVIKLQKEVVNLNQLVEEIVKEGKLVAPNRNWSYNLKGRIDIFADGRLIKQMLRAIIDNSIKFTQEGGTINISVEKHLDKVKIVVKDNGIGIPREEIGKIFDRFYRVDKVRSKTTGGSGLGLSIVKWIVEAHNGEILVESELGKGTEVSVLLPM
- a CDS encoding PepSY domain-containing protein, whose translation is MLKQVKKFVVPLLAIAFVLSFVIGYANSHSITNFTKQDSLVKKQATQVQNQNQNYNSSEGKNVDNPKDNDIERADDGQNVDNPKDNDVEKADEENDESNLITKAKISKNEVESIVKSAYPDSVIQKVDVGDENGLIIYEVKITDKSGKVLNVKVDASNGKIVGVENGNSQQEEQKDEDNGHETDNQEVENEQ
- a CDS encoding 4Fe-4S binding protein; translation: MKKFTTENEINKYFRLFSQILFFTIILITAIIHSLAEKGVEVKVPFFSNASLHSLCPFGGVVSVYKLITEGTFVQKIHESSFVLLAIVIVLSILFGSVFCGFICPFGSVQEWIGKLGKMIFKKRFNKFIPSKYDKYFRYFRYVVLLWVVYITAKTGTLVFANIDPYHALFTFWTGEVAIQALIFLIVIIILSFIVERPFCKYFCPLGAFVGLFNLIRIFKIKRNPSYCISCKKCNSVCPMNIDVHSKEVINDPQCVTCLQCSSEISCPVENTIVFETRRWIKNENKH
- a CDS encoding DUF2680 domain-containing protein — translated: MKRRIGFVVAVALLVLALNLAAFAATSVSNNSAQSATNTTVLHMARGYGAQFMASIVAKLTGLTVDEVIKLRSQGQTFYQIALSKGVTAEKFKSAVYQEKAALVDQKVKDGVITKEQAEAIKAQMKARIDSCNGQGFANRPQTGYGIFGGGNGQKQAIGQGKGIGYGRGMRGFVNGNSSNQSK
- a CDS encoding response regulator transcription factor produces the protein MKILLIEDEEKLRKIIKLYLEKEGFEVEEASDGNEAIEKFQPSMYSVVILDVMLPQKDGWSVLREIRKKDDTPVIMLTARGEDDDKIFGFELGADDYVVKPVSPKEIVARVKAILKRTKKPNSNDILFIDKAAREVYVKGQKINLTQKEYELLLYLYERQNIALSREQILNSVWGYEYYGDLRTVDTHIKNLREKLGDLRDYIKTVRGYGYKFEVKK
- a CDS encoding sensor histidine kinase, whose protein sequence is MRRISFKLLIYTLILLFCMLALSFFLQGNIITSGFKANLKNKMIQYAKDISDKFKNNLDYSSEANNIANIINGRVSIYDSNGSLIESHGRFMFGRTRNIERQTILDVLSGKTIYRTDQRTFQGSTLITLGMPIINNNKIIAAIFIHTPLHDIQNDVRNVKNQIFILFIAALLASIIGAYMLSSLFTKPILKIIDAAKAIAKGDYNVKIDVKNKDEIGELAKTITFMAQNLSKTEKLRRDFIANTTHELRTPLSIIKSYAEAIYDDILNKDQIKEYAYSIMIEADHLNNLINEILELSKLQSGTIQLNIRPISLKNLFNEIISEVNIIKGNRKFWLFEDDIVTKADGKLLKRAFSNIIINAIHHTNDTGNVYIKAEKENDHIKVSIKDDGEGIDEADLPYIFNRFYSKSAKKGIGGLGLSIAKEIIQMHNGEISVFSKKGEGAEFVVKLKC
- a CDS encoding TIGR02679 domain-containing protein, yielding MKEDRLLQECIEYFSHKGFARVLELIYNKYRSLGRFSGRIVLENLQPVEKEMLSRYLGRIVSGDRVIINVKEFAQKRFEQTKFSSLDFKDVLSHVLKKDVLTKKEEKENREKQLSSFLEKLKKQVESEPAAEKVYLVVKENFKQFEGYLKKYSEEKFLGILNLCIKAAATKPEKIESLAVFATKIAHDPHFFDEDRDSGKIFLRILSLLKNAEYPKSSEEKAELLYMHNIIIDELSNWCLVYGIGAISEDAAEDEALKIFALQRKPVILPLYTIKDYKQFFGYSKKIVVVENPAVFSMLMQACSDISLICTNGQLRLSTKIVLESLSKEGFTIFYSGDFDPEGLLIADRIIQNYGAVPICMDEESYLLSLSKNKISQKRLVMLRNVKSPELFDVCSKMRELKLSGYQEKIVERIVERLKS